GCGGTCCTGGCGGGAAGGGCGCTTCTGCGAGGCCGGCTGGAGATACTTCCAGGGGCTGGACCAGGGGATCTCCGCGCTGTCGGAGGACGCGTCGCTTCATTACCCGGGGGTCGCCTGGGCGGTGGAGCGCCGGGTGCTCGAGGTCTACCCCGAGTACGCGGCGCGGACGCGCAACGAGGACGTGCGCAAAGCCCTCCGGCGGATCCTCGCCCAGGAGGAGCGCCACGGCGCGCAGTTCGAGCGCCGCCTCTTTCCTCCCGGCTACCGCGAGAAGGCGATCGCCCTGGAGGAGGCGCTCTGGCGGCGGTTCCTGGAGGAGGCCCGGGCGCTGTTATAGATCGATCGCGGCGCCCGTGTGCAGGCAGTCCGGGCGCGCCAGCGCCGCCACCACTTCGGCGACGTGCTCGGGTCGCAGGAGCTCCGTCTGCCCCGCCGTGGCCATGAGCTTGCGGAGGATCTCGCCGCGGGAGCTCCCGGTGGCCTTGGCGATGCGTGCCACGTTGTGCCGCGTGAGCCGGGTGTCCACGTAGCCGGGGCAGACGGCGTTTACCATGATGCCGTACTTCTGGAGTTCCGCGGCGAGGCTCGAGTTGAAGCCGATCAGGGCGTGCTTGGAGGCGGCGTAGGCGGTGATGTAGGCGGCCCCCCGCTTGCCGGCGGCCGAGGCGACGTTGATGATGCGGCCGTAGCGCCGCTCGATCATCGCGGGCACGAACGCCTTGCAGAAGAGGAAGGCGCTCGTCACGTTCGTGTCCAGGATCCGGCGCCAGAGGTCCAGGTCGGTGCGCACGAGAGGCGCGGCCTCGGCGATCCCGGCGTTGTTGACCAGGATCTCGGCGGGGCCGACCTTGCGGGCCAGGCGCGCGATCTGGTCGGGATCGGTGACGTCGCAGACGTCGTAGTCCGCCCCCGTTTCGCGCGCCACGCGCTCCAGCTCGTCCGGGGTGCGCGAGCAGATGAAGACGCGCGCGCCCTCGCGGGCCAGGCGCCGCGCGACGGCCTCGCCGATGCCGCGGCCGCCCCCGGTCACGACCGCCCGATGTCCGTCCACCGCAATCCTCCCCGCCGGGATTATACCCCGGGTGCGCGCGGAGCGTTGCCGCCGGGGAACGACGGCGCTATTCTGGACGCTGCTTCCATGGAAGAGCTCGAGACCAGGATCGTCGAAGTACGTCCGGAAACGGCGGACGCCGTGACCCTGCGGCTCGACCTGGGCGGCAGGCCGTTTTCCTACCGTCCCGGGCAGCACATCCGCCTCGACCCGCTTCAGTTCGAGGCGCTCCGTCTCCGCCTGGTCGGCCGCGCGCGACCGGCCTATTTCTCGATCTCGTCGGACGCTCTAGACGGCGGGACGCTGGAGATCACCGTCAAGGAATCGCGCGGGCTGGAGCCGGGCGTGTCTTCGTATTTCGTGCGGGAGGCGCGCGTGGGCGAGCGGGTGCGGATCTCGGGCCCGTTCGGGCGGTACTGCCTGCCGCCGGAGCCTCCACCCGGCGTGCAGGGGTTTCTCCACGTCTGCGCCGGAAGCGGCGTGGCGCCGAACCGGGGGATGATCCGGCACGCGCTCGCGCGCGGGTGGCCCCAGCGGCACCTCCTCATCCTGCAGAACCGCGCCGAGGAGGATGTCCTTTTCCGGGCCGAATGGGAGGAGCTCCGCGCGCGGCACGCCGACCGCTTCCGGGTGCGGCACGTGTTCTCGCGATCGGCCGGGGAGTACGTCTCCGAGGAGCTGGTGCGTCGCGAGATGAGAGGCTATCTGGATCCCGACGCCTCGTGGGCGTTCGTCTGCGGCCCGAACGTCCCGAGGGGGGATCGGCCGGGTTTCGCCGACTGCTGGCGGGGATCGTCGGCGCCGGTTCGGGCGGGCCTTCTGAGCTCGCTGGGATTCCGGCCGGAGTGCATCCTGAGCGAGTAGGCCGGCGCGCCCGCCGCGTCCCGCCGGGGGGTATAATCGAACAGGATCCATGCTTCGGCACGCCTGGCTTCTGGTTTCCGGCCTCCTCTGGGCGGCGATGATGCTGCTTCTTTTCGAGAAGGAGATCCGGCCCTATTTCGAGTACGCGCAGCCGCCCAATTATCGCGCGATCCTGGCCCGCAAGCGCCGCCCCGAGGCGGAGCGCCGCCGGATCGAGCTCGGAACCGAAACGCTCGGCGAAAGCGAGACGCTCCTGTCCCCCCTTCCGGAGGGGGGCTTCCGGATGGAGACGCGCCTGGTGATGCGGATGCGGCCCTTCCTTCCGGCGGTCGCGCTCCCGGACGACCGCTCGCACCTGGTGACGCGCGTGCGCGTGGATCCGAATTATGAGCTCTCCGAGTTCCGGATGCGGGGGACGAGCCAGGGGGTTCCTCTCTCCATCACGGGACGGCGCCTGGGGAGCCACCTCCGGGTGACCTACGCGCTTCTCGGCGGGCTCGTTCAGGGGGACAAGCTCGTGGAATTTCCGCGGGAGGCGACGCTGGCCGATACGTTCTTCCCGTTCCAGGGCGGGGTGCGGCTCACCGAAGGCAAGAAGTGGCGCCTGCGGCTGCTTGATCCGGGTTCCGTGGCCTCCGCCGGGCAGGGGCAGGGGCTCACGGTTACGGAGATGTACGCCGCCGTGGTGGGGCGCGAACCGGTGGAGGACCGGGGCCGCGAGGTCATCGCCTACAAAGTCGAAGTCCGCGCCGACCCGACGCGGGAATTCTGGGACTATGTCTTCTGGGTGGACGAGGACGGGACGGTGCTCCGGCACCTTCTCAAG
The Planctomycetota bacterium DNA segment above includes these coding regions:
- a CDS encoding ferritin-like domain-containing protein codes for the protein MRNETSADAALGEFLDRISGDPALEMEWVELLSQLEYVGCRKIVKSVGFERVSLEVLRHVAEEASHAFLLKSVAERGGRAGRSWREGRFCEAGWRYFQGLDQGISALSEDASLHYPGVAWAVERRVLEVYPEYAARTRNEDVRKALRRILAQEERHGAQFERRLFPPGYREKAIALEEALWRRFLEEARALL
- a CDS encoding SDR family oxidoreductase, which codes for MDGHRAVVTGGGRGIGEAVARRLAREGARVFICSRTPDELERVARETGADYDVCDVTDPDQIARLARKVGPAEILVNNAGIAEAAPLVRTDLDLWRRILDTNVTSAFLFCKAFVPAMIERRYGRIINVASAAGKRGAAYITAYAASKHALIGFNSSLAAELQKYGIMVNAVCPGYVDTRLTRHNVARIAKATGSSRGEILRKLMATAGQTELLRPEHVAEVVAALARPDCLHTGAAIDL
- a CDS encoding FAD-binding oxidoreductase, with product MEELETRIVEVRPETADAVTLRLDLGGRPFSYRPGQHIRLDPLQFEALRLRLVGRARPAYFSISSDALDGGTLEITVKESRGLEPGVSSYFVREARVGERVRISGPFGRYCLPPEPPPGVQGFLHVCAGSGVAPNRGMIRHALARGWPQRHLLILQNRAEEDVLFRAEWEELRARHADRFRVRHVFSRSAGEYVSEELVRREMRGYLDPDASWAFVCGPNVPRGDRPGFADCWRGSSAPVRAGLLSSLGFRPECILSE